One window of Triplophysa rosa linkage group LG8, Trosa_1v2, whole genome shotgun sequence genomic DNA carries:
- the LOC130558263 gene encoding myosin-4-like: MSQTCLSEVKDLRCIEAVGDLQEGIESIPIICMALLNTLVDQNTGKCFNYDQIRKHIEHAEQCLKSSEKKIKEKLGNLDESMECFLKDKECTEQEKKEKILAMDKLSKDKLCAEEILRQSKRALEQAKINLGSEKEALNKEEAIKNSCESLTIAGSVMLIIPILGWIAGPIMMYEGQCGRLDAINGIMTAEKEIKKAKSELREYEGKVSDYQSRTSEAQKEINKTKEDLKKIQEEIEGLKQDLVDAAEIQNTVRQAVHLLSVLSGRVTVLQMQTQRFILWEPVVNLIKEVMKTAINIAENQFLCSRGLPGLKNTLRENTERLLAICNSPNNSEHESYY, encoded by the exons ATGAGCCAGACTTGCCTTTCTGA GGTTAAGGATTTGCGGTGTATAGAGGCAGTTGGTGATCTGCAAGAGGGTATCGAGTCCATCCCTATCATCTGTATGGCCCTCCTAAATACACTTGTTGATCAAAACACtggtaaatgttttaattatgaTCAAATCAGGAAACACATTGAGCATGCTGAGCAGTGCCTAAAGTCGTCAGAGAAAAAGATTAAAGAAAAACTGGGAAACTTGGATGAAAGCATGGAGTGCTTTCTGAAAGACAAGGAATGTACTGagcaagaaaagaaagaaaaaatactgGCCATGGATAAACTGTCCAAAGACAAGTTATGTGCTGAAGAAATACTGCGTCAGTCAAAGAGGGCTTTGGAACAAGCAAAAATAAACCTAGGCTCAGAAAAAGAAGCTTTAAACAAAGAAGAAGCAATAAAGAACTCATGTGAAAGTTTGACAATTGCAGGGTCTGTGATGTTAATAATACCAATTTTGGGATGGATTGCAG GTCCAATAATGATGTATGAGGGACAGTGTGGAAGGCTCGATGCAATAAATGGCATCATGACTGCGGAGAAGGAGATAAAAAAGGCTAAATCTGAATTGAGGGAATATGAGGGTAAAGTGTCTGATTATCAAAGCAGAACTTCTGAGGCTcagaaagaaattaataaaacaaaggaAGATCTGAAGAAGATTCAGGAGGAGATTGAAGGACTTAAGCAGGATTTAGTGGACGCAGCTGAAATTCAGAATACAGTCAGGCAAGCTGTGCACCTTCTTAGTGTTCTTAGTGGAAGAGTCACTGTACTCCAAATGCAAACTCAACGTTTCATCTTGTGGGAGCCCGTGGTGAATCTGATAAAAGAAGTGATGAAGACAGCAATAAATATAGCAGAGAATCAGTTCCTCTGTAGTCGAGGTCTTCCAGGTCTTAAAAATACGTTGAGGGAGAATACTGAAAGACTGTTGGCTATATGCAACTCACCCAACAATTCTGAACATGAAAGCTATTACTGA
- the LOC130558262 gene encoding transmembrane protein 100-like, with protein MMAANMDLPDHSNQTETVTYDPKSETVTLPNGVVSVAGVTVITGGAELSCSSCMLIFGVWGTLVGLSMMSVGLWDHSMYKNSGPSHLLTLGLVVLLTSLGLVAVVFGFRFLMKKRRMKARRERQEGHLVLVNDYAEVVLKKVTV; from the coding sequence ATGATGGCAGCCAATATGGACCTTCCAGATCATTCTAACCAGACCGAAACCGTGACTTATGATCCAAAGTCTGAAACTGTAACGTTACCAAATGGAGTTGTTTCCGTGGCGGGTGTCACTGTGATCACTGGAGGAGCTGAGCTGTCCTGTAGTTCCTGTATGTTGATCTTTGGGGTTTGGGGAACTCTGGTTGGTTTGAGCATGATGTCAGTAGGGCTGTGGGACCATTCGATGTATAAGAACAGTGGTCCATCCCACCTTCTGACTCTTGGATTGGTAGTGCTGCTTACCAGTTTAGGACTGGTGGCTGTGGTTTTTGGCTTCCGTTTCTTGATGAAAAAGAGGAGAATGAAGGCCAGAAGAGAAAGACAAGAAGGTCATTTAGTTTTGGTTAATGATTACGCTgaagttgttttaaagaaagTGACAGTGTAA
- the rcvrn2 gene encoding recoverin 2, whose amino-acid sequence MGNAKSSAMSKVILEDLKLNTRFTEEELSQWYENFQKQCPSGRITADEFSKIYERFFPDSDTTSYAQHVFRSFDTNDDGTLDFKEYIIALHMTSTGKTERKLEWAFSLFDVDKNGYITKTELKEICQAIFKLIPKEEQEKLPDDENTAEKRADKLWSFFNKNENDRLAEGEFIQGILDNEDALRFIQYEPQK is encoded by the exons ATGGGGAACGCCAAAAGCAGCGCCATGTCCAAGGTGATCTTGGAGGATCTGAAACTCAACACCAGATTCACAGAAGAAGAGCTGTCACAGTGGTATGAGAACTTTCAGAAGCAGTGCCCATCCGGCCGCATCACGGCAGATGAGTTTTCAAAGATCTACGAGCGGTTCTTCCCAGACAGTGACACCACGTCTTACGCCCAGCACGTCTTTCGTTCCTTTGATACAAATGATGATGGGACACTGGATTTCAAGGAATACATCATTGCTCTTCATATGACGTCAACTGGAAAGACAGAGCGTAAACTGGAGTGGGCCTTCTCTCTCTTTGATGTTGACAAGAATGGCTATATCACCAAGACAGAATTGAAGGAAATCTGCCAG gctATCTTTAAGCTGATCCCCAAAGAGGAACAAGAGAAGCTTCCGGACGATGAGAACACTGCAGAGAAAAGAGCAGACAAACTATGGTCTTTCTTTAATAAGAACGAAAATG ATCGGCTGGCAGAGGGCGAGTTTATTCAGGGAATTCTTGACAATGAAGATGCTCTTCGCTTTATTCAGTATGAGCCGCAAAAGTAA
- the si:ch211-149k23.9 gene encoding germ cell-specific gene 1-like protein — protein MLDHMSRRSRSMLSLFLTSLALALSVLAFCTSYWCEGTHKVVKPLCLSPVKMKNCGQNNSEPYTTDSPTPDPRGPSNRTISPKRREELAKIRKRQLANAVHYIWETGEDKYTFRYFHTGFWESCEKHADGERCRRFLDLTPGETHGVLWLSMIAEFMYISLLGMGFLLMWVEVLCSHKEMHALKINAFAAICIVLSGLLGMVAHMMYTTVFQLTVIVGPKDWRPQTWDYGWSFALAWVSFSCCMGAAVMTLNSYTKTVIELHHRQRLRLEEARATSHAPSYDEVVPGGGLYSVSGLLQCPDGMIDPMWASDGNLGMMGERDVPTLVLVGGCGTDACEDCEREMDELKEALKGKDSPC, from the exons ATGTTGGACCACATGTCCAGACGTTCTCGCTCCATGCTTTCTCTTTTCCTGACCTCCCTCGCTCTGGCATTATCTGTACTGGCTTTCTGCACATCATACTGGTGTGAGGGAACGCACAAGGTGGTCAAACCTCTCTGTCTTTCACCTGTCAAGATGAAGAACTGCGGCCAGAACAACAGCGAGCCTTACACTACAG ATAGTCCCACCCCAGATCCTCGGGGTCCATCCAATAGAACAATATCACCAAAGCGAAGGGAGGAACTTGCTAAAATTCGAAAGAGGCAGCTGGCCAATGCAGTCCACTACATTTGGGAAACAGGAGAAGACAAGTACACTTTCCGATATTTCCACACAGGATTTTGGGAATCTTGTGAAAAGCATGCTGATG GAGAACGATGCCGCAGGTTCTTAGATCTTACCCCCGGAGAGACTCATG GTGTTCTGTGGTTGTCAATGATTGCTGAGTTCATGTACATCAGTTTATTGGGGATGGGGTTTCTACTCATGTGGGTGGAAGTCTTGTGCTCTCATAAAGAAATGCATGCGCTCAAAATCAACGCCTTCGCAGCCATTTGCATTGTTCTCTCAG GATTATTGGGGATGGTGGCTCATATGATGTACACCACTGTATTTCAGCTCACTGTGATTGTGGGACCTAAAGACTGGAGACCTCAGACGTGGGACTATGGCTGGTCATTTGC GCTGGCATGGGTGTCTTTCAGCTGCTGCATGGGTGCTGCAGTTATGACCCTTAATTCTTACACCAAAACAGTCATTGAGCTCCATCACCGCCAGAGGCTTCGATTGGAGGAGGCACGTGCCACAAGTCACGCCCCCTCCTATGATGAGGTGGTTCCAGGGGGTGGATTATACTCTGTCAGTGGCCTATTACAGTGCCCAGATGGGATGATAGACCCTATGTGGGCATCAGATGGGAACTTGGGAATGATGGGAGAACGGGATGTGCCCACCCTGGTGCTGGTTGGTGGGTGTGGAACAGATGCATGCGAGGACTgcgagagagagatggatgagTTGAAAGAGGCCTTGAAGGGAAAAGACTCCCCTTGTTAA
- the atg12 gene encoding ubiquitin-like protein ATG12 has translation MSDSAESPTENQKDEPSIQHNVTEHAGSPDEKKKIDILLKAVGDTPIMKTKKWAVERGRTVQSLAQFISRFLKLEPSEQLFIYVNQSFAPSPDQEVGVLFECFGSDGKLVLHYCKSQAWG, from the exons ATGTCTGACAGCGCAGAATCTCCCACAGAAAATCAAAAAGATGAACCTTCTATACAGCACAATGTCACTGAGCATGCGGGATCACCGGATGAGAAGAAAAAGA TTGACATACTGTTAAAGGCGGTCGGTGACACGCCCATCATGAAGACCAAGAAATGGGCTGTGGAGAGAGGGAGAACAGTACAGTCCCTTGCTCAGTTCATCTCACGCTTCCTCAAGCTGGAGCCTAGTGAACAACTG TTCATTTACGTCAATCAGTCATTTGCTCCGTCACCAGACCAAGAAGTTGGTGTGCTTTTTGAG TGTTTTGGAAGTGATGGGAAACTAGTTCTCCATTACTGCAAGTCCCAGGCCTGGGGATGA
- the cdc42ep5 gene encoding cdc42 effector protein 5 — protein MPLHKSSRTPRLDPTMISAPLGDFRHTMHIGRGGDAFGDTSFLSSHGPSNPNPSSVPPVASPTVKTTEIQMNNDVKSEYAEESYSSELRHADSVSSFDLDLDLGPSILGDVLGVMDGLAASSDWTGSKDNEEVFSPSKTTMDVMMSPRNAANELNERKKMESMTKEVSQRDEQLNEMNGVKSKGLRPKVRFSDKRDEIIGRQDVIEVLGVEGEEEMLLRPNKGMQEVSGRMGDPNENPGQLEMSNQGVDNTPSPSSSVSSEYEEVSPLDRRRDDQHFPETDSEEENANGGQGYTFEDEFDDEIGL, from the coding sequence ATGCCTCTCCACAAATCATCTCGAACCCCCCGTCTGGACCCCACAATGATCTCCGCCCCATTGGGTGATTTCCGTCACACCATGCACATTGGTCGTGGTGGAGACGCTTTCGGTGACACCTCTTTCCTTTCCAGCCATGGCCCTTCTAATCCTAATCCCAGCTCTGTTCCACCAGTCGCTTCACCCACAGTAAAGACCACAGAGATTCAGATGAACAATGatgttaaaagtgaatatgcAGAAGAGAGCTATTCAAGTGAGCTCCGTCATGCAGATTCAGTTTCCTCCTTTGATCTTGACCTGGATTTAGGGCCATCTATTTTAGGAGATGTACTGGGGGTGATGGATGGACTCGCAGCGAGTTCTGATTGGACGGGGAGCAAAGACAACGAAGAGGTGTTTAGTCCCAGCAAGACCACAATGGATGTGATGATGTCACCAAGGAACGCTGCAAACGAGCTGAATGAGAGGAAGAAAATGGAAAGTATGACCAAAGAGGTGAGCCAAAGAGATGAGCAACTAAATGAAATGAATGGAGTCAAATCAAAGGGGCTCAGGCCCAAAGTGCGATTCAGTGATAAACGAGACGAGATCATCGGTCGACAGGATGTAATTGAAGTGCTAGGTGTCGAAGGTGAAGAAGAAATGCTCTTGAGGCCAAACAAAGGGATGCAGGAGGTCAGCGGGAGAATGGGTGACCCAAACGAAAACCCAGGACAGCTAGAGATGAGTAATCAGGGGGTGGACAACACTCCAAGTCCCTCTTCATCAGTTAGCTCAGAATATGAAGAAGTCTCACCGTTGGACAGGAGGAGAGACGACCAGCATTTTCCAGAAACTGATTCAGAAGAGGAGAATGCCAACGGAGGACAAGGATACACTTTTGAGGATGAGTTTGATGATGAGATTGGCCTATAA